From Nocardioides sp. HDW12B, the proteins below share one genomic window:
- a CDS encoding oxygenase MpaB family protein, producing MALISIPDVRERVGAAIFHKVAGPEGPERRERFHGREGERWFPAGSPIHVVHGDASMFIGGLRALMYQALHPVAMTAVAEHSGYRGDMWGRLARTSTFLAATTFATASDAQASVDVVRRIHDRITGTMPDGTPYIASDPHLLMWVHVAEIDSFLRAHVRYGKHKLDQAGRDEYVAQTAFVAEKLGVVDAPRTEAELAAVLESYRPELRGTDHAHEAISHLVWHPDLPVAVRPAYLVIAAAAIAMMPGWTRRELRLPRLPVTERTGVRVLGALATGTIRWAMTPPTDDGEEAVPAAPSHPAAR from the coding sequence ATGGCCCTGATCTCGATCCCCGACGTCCGTGAGCGGGTCGGAGCGGCCATCTTCCACAAGGTGGCGGGGCCTGAGGGCCCGGAGCGTCGCGAGCGCTTCCACGGCCGCGAGGGTGAGCGCTGGTTCCCCGCCGGCAGCCCGATCCACGTCGTCCACGGCGACGCGAGCATGTTCATCGGCGGCCTGCGCGCGCTGATGTACCAAGCCCTCCACCCGGTCGCGATGACCGCCGTGGCCGAGCACTCCGGCTACCGCGGCGACATGTGGGGCCGGCTGGCGCGGACCAGCACGTTCCTGGCCGCCACCACCTTCGCCACCGCCTCCGACGCGCAGGCCTCGGTCGACGTCGTACGCCGCATCCACGACCGGATCACGGGCACCATGCCCGACGGCACGCCGTACATCGCCTCCGACCCGCACCTGTTGATGTGGGTGCACGTGGCCGAGATCGACAGCTTCCTGCGCGCGCACGTCCGCTACGGCAAGCACAAGCTCGACCAGGCCGGCCGCGACGAGTACGTCGCCCAGACCGCGTTCGTGGCCGAGAAGCTCGGCGTGGTCGACGCACCCCGCACCGAGGCCGAGCTTGCCGCGGTGCTGGAGAGCTACCGCCCCGAGCTGCGCGGCACCGACCACGCCCACGAGGCCATCAGTCACCTGGTGTGGCACCCCGACCTGCCGGTGGCGGTGCGTCCGGCGTACCTCGTCATCGCCGCCGCGGCGATCGCGATGATGCCCGGCTGGACCCGCCGCGAGCTGCGGCTGCCCCGCCTGCCGGTCACCGAGCGCACCGGCGTCCGGGTGCTGGGGGCGCTGGCCACCGGCACCATCCGCTGGGCGATGACGCCGCCGACGGACGACGGCGAGGAGGCCGTCCCGGCGGCTCCGAGCCACCCCGCGGCACGCTGA
- a CDS encoding organic hydroperoxide resistance protein → MTNTPEKIVYTARATVTGGREGRAVSEDGILDLSLTAPKEVGGPGTGTNPEQLFAVGYGACFQGALTMVAKKHGVDASGSELEISVGFGPEGESFAITADIVARIPGVDDAKAQELVDAAHQVCPYSKATRGNVPVTVTGKAA, encoded by the coding sequence ATGACCAACACGCCTGAGAAGATCGTCTACACCGCCCGCGCCACCGTGACCGGCGGCCGTGAGGGCCGCGCCGTCTCCGAGGACGGCATCCTCGACCTGTCGCTGACCGCCCCCAAGGAGGTCGGCGGACCTGGCACCGGCACCAACCCCGAGCAGCTGTTCGCCGTCGGTTACGGCGCCTGCTTCCAGGGCGCGCTCACCATGGTGGCGAAGAAGCACGGCGTCGACGCGTCCGGCTCCGAGCTCGAGATCTCCGTCGGCTTCGGCCCGGAGGGCGAGTCGTTCGCCATCACCGCCGACATCGTCGCCCGCATCCCGGGCGTGGACGACGCCAAGGCCCAGGAGCTCGTCGACGCCGCCCACCAGGTGTGCCCCTACTCCAAGGCCACCCGCGGCAACGTCCCCGTGACCGTCACCGGCAAGGCCGCCTGA
- the mca gene encoding mycothiol conjugate amidase Mca: MLRLMHVHAHPDDESSKGAASTARYVAEGVDVHVATCTGGERGSILNPKMDRPDVLENITEIRRQEMERARDILGVRQDWLGFVDSGWPEGDPKPPLPEDCFALVPLEEAAAPLVRLIREFKPHVMTTYDERGGYPHPDHVKCHEISVHAFEAAGDPERYPELGEPWQVLKLYYHHSFNRPRMQAIHDAMIDHGLESPWGERLKEWTVEPEWDARITTRVPCADYFGVRDQALLAHATQIDPDGFWFAIPRELQEKVWPTEDYELVRSHVASSTPEDDLFAGVREHVGASS, translated from the coding sequence ATGCTGCGCCTCATGCACGTCCACGCGCACCCTGACGACGAGTCCAGCAAGGGCGCCGCCTCCACCGCGCGGTACGTCGCCGAGGGGGTCGACGTCCACGTCGCCACCTGCACCGGTGGTGAGCGGGGGTCGATCCTCAACCCCAAGATGGACCGCCCCGACGTGCTGGAGAACATCACCGAGATCCGCCGCCAGGAGATGGAGCGCGCCCGCGACATCCTCGGCGTGCGCCAGGACTGGCTGGGCTTCGTCGACTCCGGCTGGCCCGAGGGCGACCCCAAGCCGCCGCTGCCCGAGGACTGCTTCGCCCTGGTGCCGCTCGAGGAGGCGGCCGCGCCCCTCGTCAGGTTGATCCGTGAGTTCAAGCCGCACGTGATGACGACGTACGACGAGCGCGGTGGCTACCCGCACCCCGACCACGTGAAGTGCCACGAGATCTCGGTGCACGCCTTCGAGGCCGCGGGCGACCCGGAGCGCTACCCCGAGCTCGGCGAGCCCTGGCAGGTGCTGAAGCTCTACTACCACCACTCCTTCAACCGTCCGCGCATGCAGGCGATCCACGACGCGATGATCGACCACGGCCTCGAGTCGCCGTGGGGGGAGCGGCTCAAGGAGTGGACCGTGGAGCCCGAGTGGGACGCCCGCATCACCACGCGGGTGCCGTGCGCGGACTACTTCGGCGTCCGCGACCAGGCGCTGCTGGCCCACGCCACCCAGATCGACCCGGACGGCTTCTGGTTCGCGATCCCGCGCGAGCTGCAGGAGAAGGTCTGGCCCACCGAGGACTACGAGCTGGTGCGCAGCCACGTCGCGTCCTCGACCCCCGAGGACGACCTGTTCGCAGGCGTCCGTGAGCACGTCGGAGCATCCTCATGA
- a CDS encoding class I SAM-dependent methyltransferase, with protein MDAHAWDERYAAAAQVWSTTPNQFVEAALRDLPPGDALDLAAGEGRNAIWLAARGWRVTAADFSAVAVDRGRRLAGDLAIEWRVGDVLVADLPAVDLVVVAYLHLAADERTAVVRRAWSVLRPSGTFFLVAHDLTNLTEGTGGPQDASVLSTAGDVVGDLADEPGVEVVRAERVARLVTADDAHGGEEQHTAWDHVVHLRRS; from the coding sequence ATGGACGCGCACGCCTGGGACGAGCGGTACGCCGCTGCCGCGCAGGTCTGGTCGACCACGCCGAACCAGTTCGTCGAGGCGGCGCTTCGCGACCTGCCGCCCGGCGACGCGCTCGACCTCGCGGCCGGCGAGGGCCGCAACGCGATCTGGCTCGCCGCACGCGGCTGGCGCGTCACCGCCGCCGACTTCTCCGCCGTCGCTGTCGACCGCGGCCGTCGCCTCGCGGGTGACCTCGCGATCGAGTGGCGGGTCGGCGACGTGCTGGTCGCGGACCTGCCCGCGGTCGACCTGGTCGTGGTCGCCTACCTCCACCTGGCCGCCGACGAGCGCACGGCCGTCGTACGCCGGGCGTGGTCGGTGCTGCGCCCCAGCGGCACGTTCTTCCTGGTCGCGCACGACCTGACGAACCTCACCGAGGGCACCGGCGGACCGCAGGACGCCTCGGTGCTGTCCACGGCCGGCGACGTCGTCGGCGACCTGGCCGACGAGCCCGGCGTCGAGGTGGTGCGCGCCGAGCGGGTGGCGCGGCTCGTCACCGCCGACGACGCGCACGGCGGCGAGGAGCAGCACACCGCCTGGGACCACGTGGTCCACCTCCGCCGCTCCTGA